CTTCTTATGCGCAAGGCTTGCTTCAGCAGGTTCGCGAGGAGACCTATAACTACGTTCCTAATCCGGGGTTTGAAGAAACATTGGGAGAGCCCTGCAGGTGGAACCAAAAAGGCATTTCATTTATGGAGGAGTATTTTCGTGAGTGGACCAGCCCTACTGAAACGACTCCCGACCTATTCAGCACCCGTGTAGAGCAAGACTGTTGGGCGCATCCGCGAAAGCACAGCCCCATCAGGCAAATGCCCAAGAGTGGTGATAATATGGTGGGAATAAAAATTCAGGGCACGGGGGGCACGCCCACTTTTTGGCACGAGTACCTAATGGTTAAGCTGGATAGCACATTGTATGCGGGGCAGCGCTATTACGCCGAAATGTGGGTGCTGAGGTCTGAGCGTTCAGCCCGGGCAAGCAATAACCTGGGATTGTTGTTTTCGGATACCCTCATTCAAACCAATAACCGCTTGCCGCTGTACTACACTCCGCAAATCAATGCAGAAAAACCTGTGCAAACAAAGGGTAATCGCTGGGTAAAGGTGAGCGGTGTTTTTGATGCTCCAACTGATTTGCACTACTTGATTATCGGCAATTTCTACGGCGATGAGCAAACAGAAATCATCAAATACCCCGAGGGTGAACGCGGAGCCTATTACTATATTGATGATGTGTTGGTGCGTGATGCCAAACCGGGCGAGAAACTGAGTCCGGCTCCGAAAAAATCCATTCCACCTCCGCCGAAAAGAAAAATTGAGCAGGTAGCCTCTACCGACGATGAACCCATAACAGCATTTCAATTTGAAGTGGGCGACATCATGGAACTTCGAAATATTTTCTTTGAGTTCGACAAGGCCGAATTACTGCCCGAGTCCAAGGATGAACTTGATATGCTCGCTGATTTACTCTACGATTTCCCGCACATGGAAATTGAAATCAGCGGTCATACAGATAATATAGGTAGCGCAGAATACAACCAAAAGTTGTCCGAGGCTCGCTCAAAGGCTGTGGTTGATTACCTGGTGAAGAACAAAGCAGATAAATCGCGTCTCAGCTACAAGGGCTACGGAATGTCAAAACCTGTGGCGAGCAACGAAACTGATGAAGGTCGCCAGCGAAACCGACGTGTAGAGTTTAAAGTGATTCGCAACTAGTCTTTGCGCCATATCCACTGACGGCGACTCAGGTTGTAATAGTGTGTTTTCCCGTTGCTTTCAAGGCGGAGAATATCATCGTCAATTCGTTGATATTTGTCGTGTTCAAAGGTAATGAGGGTGTCGCCGGCAAAGGTGAGCAAACCCCAGTAATCTTCTGATTTAGCGGCATACAGCACTGTATCAAAAACATCAATTAAACGGAAGGTTGGTTCTACAACATATGCTCCGGTGGTATCAATTACTCCGTAATTCTGCTTGAATTTCACAACGGCCATATGATCTTTAAAAGCTGACGCAAACTCGTAGCGAAAGGGAATAACGGTTTTATTATCAATGTTTACGTAGCCCCAATTGCGCTGTTTCAATACAGGTATCCACCGCGGATTGTTCCAATCTCCAATGGCATCGTAGTTTGCCGGAAGTATTCGATTGCCGCGTGCATCAATCAGGCAATACTTTCCTTTCAGAAGCACCGAAACATATCCGTATTGAAATCCAACTTCCTTGATGTTTCTGCCATCTGCCTGGTAAACAAAGTCTATGGCTACGGCTCCGGTGTCGTTCAAAAATCCGAGTTTTTGACCGCGTACAGCAGCAATCAAGCTTTGGTAGGGCAGGCCAATGTTGTCGTATTCAAAGGGAATGAATAACTTACCCTTTTGATCGTAAAGCCCATAGAGGTCTTGTTCCCTGGCACGGGTAACACCCCTTTCAAACTCTTCGATATATGTGTGCCGGATTGGAATGACTTCCTCGCCCCGGATATTAATTATTCCGTACAGGTCATCCACACCTACTTTGGCAAAACCGTCTCTGAAGGATGTTCCAAAGTCGTATTGGAAAGGCACAATTGTTTTGCCTTTCTTGTCAATGTATCCCACTTTTTCGTCGAGCACCGCGTAAGTGAGTTTGTCCGTGAAATCACCCAGTTCATCATATTTAAAGGGAATAACCACGGCTCCTTGCCGGTTAACTGCACCGTACAAATCTTCTTTTTCTACTACAGCCAGTCCACCCAAGAACAATTCGGCCGATTCGTATCGAATGGGAACTACCACGTTGCCCGATTTATCAATGAATCCCATTTTCCCTCCTTTGCCCACCAGAGCCAATCCTTCGTTAAACGGTTCTACCCAGTCGTAGATGGCAGGTACGGCTACCTTCCCTTTTTCGTTTACAAAGCCCCAGAGCCCGCGAATTTCAATAGGGAAAAACCTTGTTACAGCAAGGTTGAATTTTTCTTTCAGCTCATCCATTCTGGGGTAATCGGGATATTTTAAGGTGAAGCTGGCGAGCGTTTCTGCGGTGAGGCTTCTTACCTCTTTATTGTAAATCAGTTGCCATGCTTCAGGCACGTTGGGGTTGTCAGGGAAACTCCGGATAAACTGATGCAGCTCCGCCGGGGTTTTGTCAGGCGTACTCAATTCATACACTTTATCGAGGGCAGCTCTTCGGTATGGGCTGTGGGGGTATGATTCGGAAAAAGCCAGAAATGAACCCAGCTTACCATCGCGGGTCATGTAGGTGTAGAAGGTTTCTTCGTACAAAGCACGCGCTTCAGGTATCTGGCGGGCGTCAGGATATTGCTCAATAAAAGCGAGGTAACCTTCGTGGGTGTGGTTGATTTTGACCTGGTCAAAAGCAAGTTGATTTCGAAGCTGAATGGCTTCCTCCCATTGCAGCGCGTCGGGGTGCTTGTCAATAAACCGCTGGTATGCAGTTACGGTATGAAGCTCTTTGCTTCTTACAAATGCAAAGGAATCTATGTACAAAATTTGCGACTGAATGCTGCTGTCGGTAACCCCGTAAAGGAGCATAAACTCCACGCGTTTCGGGTCATCAGCAGGAAACATTTCTCGCGCCATTTCTGCATAGTGCAGGGCGGAATCCAGGTTGTGGAAAGGATTGTCGTTGCGGCCGAAGATAATGCTGAGACCGTATGCCGATGCACCAGGCCATTTTTTTAGCCCGCGTTCAAATTGACTTTTCGCTTCAAAATAGTTGTACACCGAGAGGGCTTCAAAACCCTTTCGGACGCGGCCTTTTGAAAAAGACAGACAAAGAATCAGCAGCGGAAGTGCAAAAACCAGCCAGCGCTTCATGGTGTGTTAGCCAGATTGGGTTGACACAAAAAAGGGGATCGCTGATCCCCTTTGGTAATGATTCAAACCAGTGTTAACGCTGAACCTGATCATACACAATTTTAAATTCGTTGTCGTCTTTGAAAAACGGATAGCCTATGGCCATGGTGGCCCGAGCAGAGTCCGAACGTCCATCGTCCTTCAGATATTCTGCGTAGAACATCAAACCGAATTTGAACATCTCTTTCTGATCATCATCCATGCGGTCAACA
This sequence is a window from Cryomorphaceae bacterium. Protein-coding genes within it:
- a CDS encoding OmpA family protein, whose amino-acid sequence is MFSKKIYWVGITWLAMTITSYAQGLLQQVREETYNYVPNPGFEETLGEPCRWNQKGISFMEEYFREWTSPTETTPDLFSTRVEQDCWAHPRKHSPIRQMPKSGDNMVGIKIQGTGGTPTFWHEYLMVKLDSTLYAGQRYYAEMWVLRSERSARASNNLGLLFSDTLIQTNNRLPLYYTPQINAEKPVQTKGNRWVKVSGVFDAPTDLHYLIIGNFYGDEQTEIIKYPEGERGAYYYIDDVLVRDAKPGEKLSPAPKKSIPPPPKRKIEQVASTDDEPITAFQFEVGDIMELRNIFFEFDKAELLPESKDELDMLADLLYDFPHMEIEISGHTDNIGSAEYNQKLSEARSKAVVDYLVKNKADKSRLSYKGYGMSKPVASNETDEGRQRNRRVEFKVIRN